A DNA window from Arachis hypogaea cultivar Tifrunner chromosome 18, arahy.Tifrunner.gnm2.J5K5, whole genome shotgun sequence contains the following coding sequences:
- the LOC112773095 gene encoding ADP-ribosylation factor GTPase-activating protein AGD1 — MPLVSSLFSFDPITQQHQHPSSMYFAKLQDSPMFRQQLQTMEEGAESLRARCWRFYKGCKKYTDGLLDACDGDFTFASALENFGGEHSDPLFVTLGGPVMTKFSMALRDISTFKDALRTQVEQMLTDRLLHIYNVEIMDVKEARKRFDKASIAYDQAREKFMSLRKSTRQDIVIAIEEELHNARSSFEEARFNLISALHNVEAKKRFEFLEAVTGVMDAHLQYFRQGYELLHQLEPFIVEVLSYVQKARESHNEEQVSLFERMIEYKQLVHQESKLSLKGFYDSPGRDSPFSRISSDVLDAVTESVKTGKVQTIREGFLSKRSSNLRGDWKRRYFVLDSRGMLYYFRKPLTLFHGANSQKSHHTFDNSSGILSRLISSHIHGANDEKPVARHTVNLLTSTIKVDAEQTDLRFCFRIVSPSKVYTLQAENALDQRDWMEKITGVIASLLTIHTLGKPQPVISRSEGGDWDSASPTDSVQSSSDDEMAVNSGLACKITPKSNRSPNGLQKHKHSIKCEKPIDVLRRVNGNDKCADCGKSEPDWASLNLGILVCIECSGVHRNLGVHISKVRSLTLDVKVWDSSVLSMFQSLGNLFANSVWEELLHSKTSTDDTLDGSSKGTRTKLFHARKPAYDDPISLKERFIHAKYSEKVFVRRIPNNNRLRTVAQLVWESIFANDKKSVYRHIVRSSVDINALNLNGQFDGNSFATPSSSHSSMSSETESQLMEDIKDGSSVLHLACLVSDAGMVELLLQYGADINAVDSIGRTPLHYCMFRGKIATAKLLILRGANTHVVDKQGKTPLMLASEPSSEIVGLISSR; from the exons atgCCTCTcgtttcttctcttttctcttttgatCCAATAACACAACAACATCAACATCCTTCCAGCATGTATTTCGCCAAATTACAGGACTCTCCCATGTTCCGCCAACAG CTGCAGACCATGGAAGAAGGTGCAGAATCGTTACGTGCCAGATGCTGGAGATTCTACAAAGGGTGTAAAAAGTACAC GGATGGGCTTTTAGATGCATGTGATGGAGACTTCACCTTTGCAAGTGCCCTCGAAAATTTTGGGGGAGAACATTCTGATCCTTTATTTGTAACTTTGGGAG GGCCTGTTATGACCAAATTCTCTATGGCTTTGAGAGACATCAGTACATTCAAGGACGCTCTTAGGACACAG GTGGAGCAAATGTTGACTGACCGTCTACTTCACATTTACAATGTCGAAATAATGGATGTCAAG GAAGCTCGAAAGCGTTTTGACAAGGCTTCCATTGCATATGACCAG GCACGGGAGAAGTTTATGTCATTGAGGAAAAGTACTAGGCAGGATATCGTCATTGCAATAGAGGAG GAATTGCACAATGCAAGAAGCTCATTTGAAGAAGCCCGTTTCAATCTG ATTAGTGCTCTTCACAATGTCGAGGCCAAAAAAAGATTCGAGTTTTTGGAGGCTGTCACTGGAGTAATGGATGCTCATCTTCAATATTTTCGACAG GGATATGAACTACTACATCAGTTGGAGCCCTTCATTGTTGAG GTTTTGTCATATGTAcaaaaagcaagggaaagtcacaATGAGGAGCAGGTTTCTCTATTTGAAAGAATGATAGAGTACAAGCAACTTGTCCATCAAGAAAGTAAGTTGTCCTTGAAGGGATTTTATGATTCTCCTGGTCGAGACTCTCCATTTTCTAGGATATCAAGTGATGTGTTAGATGCAGTAACAGAATCTGTCAAAACCGGAAAG GTTCAAACCATTCGAGAAGGGTTTCTCTCAAAACGATCCAGCAATTTAAGAGGCGATTGGAAGAGAAGGTATTTTGTTCTTGATAGTCGCGGAATGCTTTACTACTTTCGCAAACCATTGACTCTCTTCCAT GGTGCCAACTCACAGAAGAGTCATCATACCTTTGATAATTCTTCTGGCATTTTGAGTCGGTTGATATCTTCACATATTCATGGAGCCAATGATGAAAAGCCCGTTGCTCGTCATACGGTGAACTTGCTTACATCAACAATCAAGGTTGATGCGGAACAGACAGATTTAAGATTCTGCTTTAGGATTGTTTCTCCTTCAAAGGTTTATACATTGCAG GCAGAAAATGCCCTGGACCAAAGGGATTGGATGGAAAAGATAACCGGAGTAATTGCATCCTTGCTCACTATACACACACTGGGAAAG CCTCAGCCTGTAATTTCTCGCTCAGAAGGTGGTGACTGGGATTCTGCCAGCCCAACTGATTCAGTACAAAGTTCTTCTGATGATGAAATGGCAGTAAATTCAGGTTTGGCATGCAAGATCACCCCCAAGTCAAATAGGTCACCTAATGGCTTGCAGAAGCATAAACACAGTATAAAATGTGAAAAGCCAATCGATGTTCTTCGAAGGGTTAATGGGAATGACAAATGTGCTGATTGTGGTAAATCTGAACCAGACTGGGCATCCTTAAACCTTGGCATCCTTGTATGCATTGAATGTTCTGGTGTTCATCGAAATCTTGGTGTACATATATCCAAA GTAAGATCACTGACACTTGATGTGAAAGTATGGGATTCCTCAGTTTTAAGCATGTTTCAATCACTTGGCAATCTCTTTGCAAACTCAGTTTGGGAGGAGTTATTGCATTCGAAAACTTCAACAGATGATACTCTTGATGG ATCATCTAAGGGCACCAGAACCAAATTATTTCATGCAAGAAAACCTGCATATGATGATCCCATTTCACTAAAGGAGAGGTTCATCCATGCAAAG TATTCTGAGAAAGTCTTCGTTCGCCGGATACCAAACAACAATCGTCTCCGTACAGTGGCACAACTGGTCTGGGAAAGCATCTTTGCCAATGACAAGAAATCAGTGTACCGGCATATTGTGAGATCCAGTGTGGATATCAATGCTTTAAATTTAAATGGTCAATTTGATG GAAATTCTTTTGCCACGCCTTCTTCAAGTCACTCAAGCATGTCATCTGAAACTGAAAGCCAACTAATGGAGGACATAAAAGATGGCTCAAGTGTGCTTCACTTGGCATGCCTTGTATCTGATGCTGGAATGGTGGAGCTGCTCCTACAGTATGGTGCAGATATAAATGCAGTTGATTCAATTGGTCGAACACCATTACATTACTGCATGTTTAGAGGGAAGATTGCAACTgcaaaattacttattttaag ggGGGCCAATACACATGTAGTAGATAAACAAGGAAAGACTCCTCTCATGCTTGCATCAGAACCTAGCAGTGAAATTGTTGGTCTCATATCAAGCAGATGA
- the LOC112770614 gene encoding uncharacterized protein, whose product MKGILQRRQSGASREHSHYGRANSLIRNVTSKEIIEDLNEKKVEALKEMWGASILMQSEEYIGARKKLLSAQKLYPELDNINLMLTICDILLLASIVRLSSDNEIHLDCILDLIYPSATYSDARCYLHDLVTLINGIKDEFPGSELALEIVKNALDMVSDKEKRFHDHHFRKKNDVVSWDEILNGESTESASTLEKDFPNLEIPFEHRSLEGSLIEYQECQQKQEFYNFEEERNAILFEPNQIWAIHYQHDEVKFNQCPYAKINVKSGDFLSVTWLKPVPFNDDERMLCNAGFPLACGVFCLDTNACDDHVRTKIFSYKCCWNIGLMNDQNQHQIEIYPKRGEIWAVYKDGVLDDWRCNPEELKRSKLGFIEMLSDYSICKGGDFVPLEKVNGFCSVFKRLTCGRKGPTLFHVPPQKLFLFSHKILSHRLIGGRDEALFELDQMALPNNLIFKDTNPSDVGEKSLSKCVFSTGQVWAIYCGKDMMPRQYALVNSVISNKHVCVTLLEHELGNFEKRLMGDRFIACGMFKPCDSKVMLNMSHFSHLVNYVNGATRPQQHYMIYPNKGEIWAVYKNWDRNWGNDDYEKCQFGIVEIISDFSKENGIRVAKLEEVHNCVTFFWRQKHEGFDLCFTVFEADMHRFSHQVIAYRVPGIEMYGIPEDSWHLEPQAIPNQ is encoded by the exons ATGAAAG GTATCTTGCAAAGGAGGCAATCTGGTGCGAGCCGCGAACATTCACATTATGGTAGGGCTAACTCTCTCATCAGGAATGTTACCTCCAAAGAGATTATTGAAGATTTGAATGAGAAGAAGGTAGAGGCTCTAAAAGAAATGTGGGGTGCTTCAATCTTGATGCAAAGTGAGGAATACATTGGTGCAAGAAAGAAGCTCCTCAGTGCACAGAAATTATACCCTGAACTTGATAACATCAATCTTATGCTTACAATCTGTGACATACTACTTCTTGCTTCAATTGTAAGATTATCATCAGATAATGAGATTCACCTTGATTGCATTCTTGATTTGATATATCCATCAGCCACTTATTCAGATGCTAGATGTTATCTTCATGATCTTGTTACATTGATAAATGGAATCAAAGATGAGTTTCCTGGATCTGAGTTAGCACTAGAGATTGTAAAGAATGCACTGGACATGGTTTCGGATAAAGAGAAGCGTTTTCATGATCATCACTTTAGGAAGAAAAATGATGTCGTTTCTTGGGACGAGATTCTTAATGGAGAGAGCACAGAATCTGCCTCCACTTTGGAGAAAGATTTCCCAAATCTTGAAATTCCATTTGAACATAGGAGCTTGGAGGGATCCTTAATTGAATATCAAGAATGTCAACAAAAACAAGAATTCTATAAttttgaggaagaaagaaatGCCATTTTGTTTGAACCAAACCAGATTTGGGCTATTCACTATCAACATGATGAGGTTAAATTCAACCAATGCCCTTATGCAAAGATCAATGTCAAAAGTGGTGATTTTCTTAGTGTTACATGGTTGAAACCAGTTCCATTTAATGATGATGAAAGAATGTTGTGTAATGCTGGTTTTCCTCTTGCTTGTGGAGTCTTTTGCCTAGACACAAATGCATGTGATGATCATGTGAGGACTAAGATCTTTTCCTACAAATGTTGTTGGAATATTGGTTTGATGAATGATCAGAATCAGCATCAGATTGAGATTTACCCAAAAAGGGGTGAAATTTGGGCAGTTTACAAAGATGGGGTTCTTGATGATTGGAGGTGCAATCCTGAAGAACTTAAAAGGAGCAAGCTTGGATTCATAGAAATGCTTTCTGATTATTCAATATGCAAAGGTGGAGACTTTGTTCCTTTGGAGAAAGTTAATGGTTTCTGCAGTGTCTTCAAAAGACTAACATGTGGAAGAAAGGGCCCTACTTTGTTTCATGTTCCTCCccaaaaactttttcttttctctcataaGATCCTATCTCATAGGCTTATTGGAGGAAGAGATGAAGCTTTATTTGAATTGGACCAAATGGCTTTGCCCAACAACTTGATCTTCAAGGATACTAATCCTAGTGATGTTGGTGAGAAAAGTTTATCAAAATGTGTGTTTTCCACTGGCCAAGTTTGGGCAATTTATTGTGGAAAAGATATGATGCCACGCCAATATGCTTTGGTGAATAGTGTAATTTCTAATAAGCATGTTTGTGTGACACTTTTAGAACATGAATTAGGAAACTTTGAGAAAAGATTGATGGGAGATAGATTCATTGCTTGTGGAATGTTCAAACCTTGTGATAGTAAGGTCATGCTGAATATGTCACATTTCTCTCATTTGGTCAATTATGTGAATGGTGCAACTAGGCCACAACAACACTACATGATTTATCCCAATAAGGGTGAAATTTGGGCAGTGTACAAGAATTGGGATAGGAATTGGGGGAATGATGATTATGAAAAATGTCAATTTGGAATAGTAGAAATTATTTCAGACTTCTCCAAAGAAAATGGGATAAGAGTTGCTAAACTAGAAGAGGTGCATAATTGTGTAACATTTTTCTGGAGGCAAAAACATGAGGGCTTTGATCTATGTTTTACTGTTTTTGAAGCAGATATGCATAGGTTTTCTCATCAAGTTATAGCTTACAGAGTTCCTGGAATTGAAATGTATGGTATTCCTGAGGATAGTTGGCATCTTGAACCTCAAGCAATACCTAATCAGTAG
- the LOC112770876 gene encoding uncharacterized protein: MGKDNHPSAMEIDDPKSANSDQIVPKFSINVLQLLKSAQMQHGLRHGDYTRYRRYCTARLRRLYKSLKFTHGRGKYSKRNITESTVTDVRFLHVLLYSAERAWSHAMEKRQLPDGPNARQRIYLIGRLRKAVKWATLFSKLCAIKADSRTSLEAEAYSSYMKGNLLFEQDQNWDVALMSFKSARAVYEELGKYGDLDNQVLCRERVEELEPSIRYCLHKVGQSNLQTSELLNIGDMEGPALDLFKAKLEAVMAEARSQQAASMTELNWLGHRFPVSNAKTRVAILKAQELEKDLHGSSADSTPSDKKLVIFDKIFSAYHEARGYIRADLATAGNAENVKDDLHGLDKAVSAMLGERTIERNLLLVKVAKSKLARRRDDKNDKVTKPEELVRLYDLLLQNTADLSDLVSSGRDKKPEEVSFADECACKTLAFRAERCFYVAKSYSVAGKRAEAYALYHHVRNLAEDALRKFKSLNGDYKNMIKDLEELCKQCRSNSCIEHALGIMEENKDQENISERISNISLTGAERLEKFLLDKLDVYESAVGDSNVKCAPRIASFPPPFQAISRTPIVLDLAYNNIEFPSLESRMKKQKGGFMSRIWG; this comes from the exons ATGGGGAAAGATAACCACCCTTCCGCTATGGAAATCGACGATCCTAAATCCGCCAATTCCGATCAGATTGTTCCCAAGTTCTCCATCAATG tgcTGCAGCTCTTGAAATCGGCACAAATGCAGCACGGTTTGCGGCATGGAGATTACACTCGATATCG GAGGTATTGCACAGCTCGTTTGAGGAGGTTATATAAATCATTGAAGTTTACTCATGGTCGAGGCAAATATTCAAAAAGAAACATAACCGAGAGTACCGTCACTGACGTAAG GTTTCTTCATGTGCTTCTATATTCGGCAGAGAGAGCTTGGAGTCATGCCATGGAGAAAAGACAGCTTCCAGATGGCCCAAATGCACGTCAACGTATCTATTTGATTGGCAGGCTACGGAAAGCTGTAAAATGGGCTACTTTGTTTTCAAAATTATGTGCCATCAAGGCAGATTCAAGAACATCTCTTGAAGCTGAG GCCTATTCATCCTATATGAAGGGTAATTTGTTGTTTGAACAAGATCAGAACTGGGATGTGGCTTTAATGAGCTTCAAAAGTGCCAG GGCTGTATATGAGGAATTAGGGAAATATGGAGATTTGGATAATCAAGTTTTGTGCCGTGAGCGAGTTGAGGAACTGGAACCTAGTATACGATATTGCCTTCATAAAGTTGGCCAGTCAAATTTACAGACCTCTGAACTTTTGAACATTGGTGACATGGAAGGTCCTGCATTAGACCTTTTTAAAGCAAAGTTGGAG GCTGTTATGGCAGAAGCAAGATCACAGCAGGCTGCTTCCATGACAGAGCTCAATTGGCTTGGCCATAGGTTTCCAGTATCAAATGCAAAAACAAGGGTTGCCATTTTAAAAG CTCAAGAGCTCGAGAAGGATTTACATGGTTCATCGGCAGACTCAACTCCATCAGACAAGAAACTtgttatttttgacaaaatattTTCTGCGTATCACGAAGCCAGAGGTTATATTCGAGCTGATTTG GCCACTGCAGGAAATGCAGAAAACGTGAAGGATGATTTGCATGGTCTTGACAAGGCTGTCAGTGCCATGTTGGGAGAAAGAACTATTGAGCGCAACCTTCTGTTGGTTAAGGTTGCAAAAAGTAAACTTGCTAGGCGTCGTGATGATAAAAATGATAAAGTCACCAAACCTGAAGAGCTTGTTCGTTTATATGATCTCTTGCTACAG AATACAGCCGATCTTTCCGATTTAGTCAGTTCAGGAAGGGATAAAAAGCCAGAAGAAGTGAGCTTTGCTGATGAGTGTGCATGCAAAACCTTGGCTTTTAGAGCAGAAAG GTGCTTTTATGTGGCAAAGTCATACAGTGTGGCTGGAAAGAGGGCTGAAGCCTATGCTTTGTATCATCATGTTCGCAACTTAGCAGAGGATGCCTTAAGAAAGTTTAAATCGTTAAACGGTGACTATAAG AATATGATAAAAGACCTGGAGGAGTTGTGCAAGCAGTGCAGATCTAACAGTTGTATAGAACATGCCTTGGGGATCATGGAAGAGAATAAGGATCAAGAAAACATCTCTGAAAGGATCTCCAATATATCATTGACCGGGGCTGAGCGG TTGGAGAAATTCCTCCTTGATAAACTTGATGTTTATGAGTCTGCTGTTGGCGATTCCAATGTAAAATGTGCTCCCCGCATTGCATCCTTCCCCCCACCTTTCCAGGCCATTTCGCGCACTCCAATCGTGTTGGACCTGGCTTATAACAACATTGAATTCCCATCTCTTGAGAGTAGGATGAAAAAACAAAAGGGCGGCTTCATGAGTAGAATATGGGGATGA